In Silene latifolia isolate original U9 population chromosome X, ASM4854445v1, whole genome shotgun sequence, the following proteins share a genomic window:
- the LOC141622634 gene encoding uncharacterized protein LOC141622634: MHNHNQIMAEDELPSIDETPWLLAGLLENKDDAKLDQKQTFFTINDNNSTVKKIVELQGKSIIASVMGWFILRDLENSTIYTLWNPITRNSILLPELLDSPAETEHVTCIFTSPPNYYEDGFDTAKCVLLLFCKGLVFFCRPMNEDCKWVKQRLEHDSDIVRISQGVTLNDGVIYAYANLFNDNEEDGSFHTVFARLKVGLNSVGFEVLSLKCPLSKIVYKMFTREISYLVEVCGDLYAVNVIPRQLDLENVKGYDIVRAFVWKLDLSKMEWIQVESLGDRAFLVGHSCSTWCWADTCRGRIEGDCIYEVSTGSDTIHQYRLQDNSYTFLPSHANFRNSSYGPIWFMPHDRTRLTSLEKTIVEKIQDIHLVEKTKYVEELEVMNREIPTSLLLELPLDVVTSIADRMHWFDCMNFRATCKKMHSEISKPKWKANSSLPLFMFLKNSEGICELWDPIYQNNGTITKKLPYLPSIVSTVEFCKDDWLLLRSHEGCYLQYLNLFTGEKGEYPTESLAPGLSSFVLSTSPISPDCVTAGIGSMGYVDVSVLQAGHVEWETFQIDMQGAVGFQANNNSSPKYHNGAFYFLDESGNLAVLKLIDEGFGWSIFKGPLQENDSRSRNLSECYIAELDGQLIYVFIQDLGSKVQVYKFDMNKKLWVEVKCLGDFMLFVSSASSFSVAAKESSMRNRIYLPKRIGNEMVFYSLDTGKYHTSSSKDTYEKFHGMISQPFSCWV; the protein is encoded by the exons ATGCATAATCATAATCAAATCATGGCGGAAGACGAGCTACCATCGATTGATGAAACACCATGGTTATTAGCCGGTTTACTTGAAAACAAAGATGATGCAAAACTTGATCAGAAACAAACTTTTTTCACAATTAATGACAACAATTCAACCGTCAAGAAAATTGTTGAGTTACAGGGCAAGTCGATTATTGCGTCTGTTATGGGCTGGTTTATTTTACGTGACCTTGAAAATTCGACAATTTATACTCTTTGGAACCCGATTACTCGTAATTCGATACTGCTTCCTGAATTACTTGACTCACCTGCGGAAACAGAACATGTTACGTGTATATTCACTTCGCCACCGAATTATTATGAAGATGGCTTTGATACCGCTAAATGTGTTCTTTTACTTTTCTGTAAAGGACTCGTCTTTTTTTGTAGGCCTATGAATGAGGATTGTAAGTGGGTTAAACAACGTCTCGAGCATGACAGCGACATTGTGAGAATTTCACAGGGTGTTACTCTTAATGACGGGGTTATATACGCGTACGCTAATTTGTTTAATGATAATGAGGAAGACGGAAGTTTCCATACCGTATTTGCTCGTTTAAAAGTCGGGTTGAATTCTGTTGGTTTCGAAGTATTGAGTTTGAAATGTCCTTTGTCGAAGATCGTATATAAAATGTTTACAAGAGAAATTAGTTATTTGGTTGAAGTTTGTGGAGATTTGTATGCTGTAAACGTAATACCTCGTCAGTTAGACTTAGAGAACGTTAAGGGTTATGACATTGTTAGGGCTTTTGTTTGGAAATTGGATTTGTCGAAAATGGAGTGGATTCAGGTCGAGTCATTAGGAGATCGTGCATTTTTGGTAGGTCATAGTTGTTCTACTTGGTGTTGGGCTGACACCTGTCGTGGTCGAATTGAAGGGGATTGTATTTATGAGGTTAGTACCGGTAGTGATACTATACATCAATACCGGTTACAAGATAATAGTTACACTTTCTTGCCGTCTCATGCCAATTTTCGGAATTCCTCTTATGGTCCTATTTGGTTCATGCCCCATGATCGTACAAG GTTAACATCGTTGGAGAAGACTATCGTGGAAAAGATTCAGGATATTCATCTTGTCGAGAAGACTAAGTATGTTGAAGAGTTGGAAGTGATGAACAGAGAGATCCCAACATCATTGCTCTTGGAACTTCCTTTAGATGTAGTGACATCAATAGCGGATCGTATGCATTGGttcgattgcatgaattttcgTGCCACTTGTAAGAAAATGCACTCTGAAATCTCTAAACCAAAATGGAAAGCCAATAGTTCATTACCTTTATTCATGTTTCTGAAGAATAGTGAAGGCATTTGTGAATTATGGGATCCAATCTATCAAAATAATGGCACCATTACCAAAAAATTACCTTATTTACCCTCAATCGTATCCACAGTCGAGTTTTGCAAAGATGATTGGTTGTTGTTGCGTTCCCACGAGGGATGCTATTTGCAATATCTAAACTTGTTTACAGGGGAAAAAGGTGAATACCCAACTGAATCCCTGGCTCCCGGCCTTTCAAGTTTTGTATTATCGACATCTCCTATTTCTCCCGATTGTGTAACAGCTGGAATTGGCAGTATGGGTTATGTTGATGTTAGCGTTCTTCAAGCTGGACATGTCGAATGGGAAACGTTCCAAATTGACATGCAAGGGGCAGTTGGTTTCCAAGCTAACAATAATTCTAGCCCCAAGTATCACAATGGAGCATTTTATTTCCTAGACGAGAGTGGAAATCTTGCAGTTCTTAAATTGATTGATGAAGGATTCGGTTGGTCGATTTTCAAGGGTCCACTACAAGAAAACGACAGTCGAAGTCGAAATCTAAGTGAGTGCTACATAGCCGAGCTTGATGGACAACTCATATACGTTTTTATTCAAGACCTTGGATCTAAGGTTCAAGTGTACAAGTTTGATATGAACAAGAAGCTTTGGGTTGAGGTTAAATGCCTAGGGGATTTCATGTTATTTGTGAGTTCAGCATCATCATTTTCGGTAGCAGCAAAAGAGAGTAGCATGAGGAACCGGATTTATCTGCCGAAACGTATTGGTAATGAAATGGTCTTCTATTCACTCGACACTGGCAAGTATCATACTTCAAGCAGCAAAGATACTTATGAGAAATTCCATGGCATGATCTCACAACCATTTTCTTGTTGGGTATAA